AACTGGGGAAATATTTTAACCGGTGATAGCGCCGCAGCATCGCGATATATTGAGGCACGGCTTTCAAAATTTGCCTTGGATGTGGTTTACAATCCAAAGGTAACAAAATGGCAGGCTTCATATGATGGTCGAAGAAAAGAGCCAATAAATCTGCCAGTTAAATTTCCGTTGTTGTTAAATCAAGGTGGCGAAGGTATTGCGGTTGGGCTTTCAACAAAAATACTTCCACATAATTTTATTGAACTGATTGATGCTTCAATTAAGCATTTACAAGGTAAAAGGTTTACAATCTATCCAGACTTTCCCACAGGTGGATTGATGGATGTGGCCGATTATAACGATGGTCTTCGCGGTGGGAAAATCCGAAGTCGCGCGCGTATAAACCAACTGGATAAAAATACGCTGGTAATTACCGAAATTCCCTTTGGAACCAACACTTCATCGCTTATCGATTCAATTTTAAAGGCGAACGACAAAGGGAAAATAAAAATTAAAAAAATAGAGGATAATACTGCTGCGGAGGTGGAAATTCAAATCCATTTGCCAAGTGGCATTTCGCCGGATAAAACCATAGATGCGCTGTATGCCTTTACGGCTTGCGAAAGCAGCATTTCGCCATTGGGTTGTGTAATTGAAGATAACAGTCCGTTGTTTGTTGGAGTGTCTGAAATGCTTCGCGTAAGCACAGATCGCACGGTGGAACTGCTTAAAAGCGAACTCGAAATTCAATTAAATGAACTGGAGGAGCAGTGGCATTTTGCGTCTTTGGAGCGAATTTTTATAGAAAACCGAATCTATCGCGATATTGAAGAAGAGGAAACGTGGGAAGGCGTAATTGCTGCAATCGATAAAGGATTACAGCCGCATATTAAACATTTAAAGCGTGCTGTAACCGAAGAAGATATTGTGCGTTTGACTGAAATTCGCATTAAGAGAATTTCAAAATTTGATATTGATAAAGCACAGCAAAAGATTGAGGCGCTGGAAGATAGCATCGCTCAAATAAAGCATCACTTAGCGCACTTAATTGAGTATGCAATAGACTATTTTAAACGTTTAAAAAAGGATTACGGCGTAGGAAAGGAACGGAAAACCGAAATCAGGACTTTTGATGATATTGAAGCTACAAAAGTAGTAATCAGAAATACAAAATTGTACGTAAACCGCGCTGAAGGATTTGTGGGCACCAGCCTAAAACGCGACGAATACGTTACCGATTGCAGCGATATTGACGATATTATAGTGTTCACCGAAGATGGTACAATGATGGTCACAAAAGTGGACGCCAAAACGTTTGTGGGCAAAAACATTATTCATGTGGCCGTTTTTAAAAAGAAGGACAAACGCACTATTTATAATATGATTTATCGCGATGGAGCTCGCGGCGCAAATTATGTAAAGCGCTTTGCGGTGACTTCTACAACTCGCGATAGGGAATATGATATGACGAACGGGGCAAAAGGTTCCAAAGTGCTTTATTTTACTGCAAATCCCAATGGTGAGGCCGAATTGGTTACTATTTATTTACGCCAAAGTGGAAGCATTAAAAAACTTAAATTCGATTTAGATTTTGCAGATCAGCTGGTAAAAGGGAGAAATTCCAAAGGAAACATCGTTACTAAATATTCCATCAGAAAAATTGAATTAAAAGAGAAAGGACTTTCTACACTCAAACCCCGTAAAATATGGTTTGACGATTCTGTACAACGTTTAAATGTGGACGATAGAGGTGAGCTTTTAGGCGAATTTCGTAAAGAAGATCGATTGCTAATAGTGAACCAAAAAGGTGTAGTAAAAACCGTTGTGCCCGACCTTCAGCTTCGGTTTGATGACGATATGATAATTCTTGAAAAGTGGGACCCAAAGAAACCTTTGAGCGCCATTTACTGGGAAGGCGAAAAAGAATTGTTTTATGTGAAGCGCTTTTTAATTGAAAATCCCGATAGAGATGAAACAATTATTACCGATCATCCAAATTCATATTTAGAAAAAATATTTACCGATTACCGACCAATGGCCGAAGTGGTCTTCGCCAAAAAAAGAGGGCAGGAGCGCGAGGAAAATTTGGAGCTTAATTTGGAGGAATTCATAGCTGTAAAAGGCATAAACGCAATGGGCAACCAACTTACAAAGGAAAAAGTTTTGGAAATAAACACCAAAGAACCTTTGCCTTACGAGCCGCCAGCACCTGTAGAGCCCGAGGAAATTGATGTTGTGGACGAGGAGGATATGGCTTCGAAAAACAACGATTCTAAAAACGATAGTGATTCAAAAACCGATGAAGGCGGGCAGGGGTTATTGTTTTAAACATTCAAGGTCGTTTTTGCTGCAAAATTAATTATTCCAAAAAATAATTTTCAGTCCCCAAACCTTTTGATTTTCAAAAGAAAAACCTTATTTTTGCACCCCTCTTAGCGACGAGGCAAGAATAAGAGGAATTAAAACAAAACAAAATCAAACCCTTCTGTGGGATAGTCGCAGTAAAATCTTGTAACAACGCAGAATACAAAGCGTTTGAAATTAGCAGTTTTCACTTTGTTGAAAATTTAAAATTTCAAACACAAATTAACAAATGGCTGATAAAGCAAACAAAGAAGAAGTGCAGGTAGAAGATACTGCAACTCAAAATGAGGTAGCTACAAAACCTCAAAAAGAAGTTTCTCTTAAAGAGAGCAATCCTGAAAAATTTCTTGAAGAATTTAACTGGCACAACTACGAAGAAGGTATTGACCCAATCGACGATGGTAAGCTAGAAGAATTCGAAAAATTGGTAGCAGAGAATTTCGTTGACACTTTGGATGACGAAGTTGTTGAAGGAAAAGTGGTTTACATCACAGATCGTGATGCAATCATCGACATTAACGCGAAAAGTGAAGGTGTTGTTTCATTGAACGAATTCCGTTACAATCCAGATTTAAAAGTTGGTGATAAAGTAGAAGTATTGATCGACGTTCGTGAGGACAGCACCGGTCAACTTATTCTTAGCCACCGTAAAGCTAGAACCATTAAGGCTTGGGACCGTGTAAATGCTGCCCACGACGAAGCTACAATCGTAAATGGTTACGTAAAATGCCGCACAAAAGGTGGTATGATCGTAGATGTTTTCGGTATCGAGGCTTTCTTGCCAGGTTCGCAAATTGACGTTAAACCAATCCGTGATTACGACGTTTACGTTGGTAAAACAATGGAATTTAAAGTTGTTAAAATTAACCACGAATTTAAAAACGTTGTTGTTTCTCACAAAGCGCTTATTGAAGCGGATATTGAAGAGCAGAAAAAAGAAATCATCGGCCAACTTGAAAAAGGACAGGTACTTGAAGGTGTTGTTAAAAACATTACTTCATACGGTGTATTCGTTGATCTTGGTGGTGTTGATGGACTTGTTCACATTACAGACCTTTCTTGGTCACGTATTAACCATCCAAATGAGATCGTTGAACTTGATCAGAAATTGAACGTTGTAATTCTTGATTTCGATGAAGATAAAACACGTATCCAATTAGGTCTAAAACAATTAAACCCGCACCCATGGGAAGCTCTTGGAGAAGAGTTGAAAGTTGGTGATAAAGTAAAAGGTAAAGTAGTTGTTATTGCAGACTACGGTGCATTTATTGAAGTTGCTGAAGGTGTTGAAGGTTTAATCCACGTTAGCGAAATGTCTTGGTCTACGCACTTACGTAGCGCTCAGGATTTCGTAAATGTTGGTGATGAGGTTGAAGCGGTAATCCTTACAATGGATAAGGAAGAACGCAAAATGAGCCTTGGTATTAAGCAAATGACTCCAGATCCATGGACAGATATTACTACTAAATACCCAGTTGGTTCACGTCACAAAGGTATTGTACGTAACTTCACTAACTTTGGTGTTTTTGTTGAATTAGAAGAAGGAATTGACGGTCTTATCTACATAAGCGATCTTTCTTGGACTAATAAAATTAAGCACCCAAGTGAGTTTACCAATATTGGTGACACGCTGGAAGTTGTTGTATTAGAATTAGATGTTGAAGGTCGTAAACTTAGTTTAGGTCACAAACAAACAGAAGAAAACCCTTGGGATAAATACGAAGATGAATTTGCAGTTGGAACTAAGCACACTGCTTCTATTGACGAAGTAGTAGACAAAGGAGCAACTATTAAATTCAACGAAGATATCGTAGCATTTGTACCAAGCCGTCACCTTGAAAAAGAAGATGGTTCTATGTTGAAAAAAGGCGATGAAGCAGAATTCCAAATTATTGAATTCAACAAAGAATTCAAGAAAGTGGTTGCTTCGCATATGGTAATTCACAAAGAGGAAGAGGCAAAAATTGTAAAAGAAGCTGTTAAAAAACAAGCAACTGCACAAGACGAGTCTAAAACCACTCTAGGCGATGCCAATGCTGCATTACAAGCGCTTAAAGACAAAATGGACGGTAAAAAATAATCGGTTCATTTTATAAATAATGAAAAGCCTTCCCGAAACGGAAGGCTTTTTTATTATATAAAACACTAACTTTTTCTGATTATTACCATTATAGGTAGGCGTCAAAGAGGGAGGAGATCCCTGAAAAACAGTCCCTTCAAAATCAATTTCAAAATCTTCACTTTTTGAACCCAAAAAAATCGTACTTTTGCTCTCTGAATACAATTCAGAACTTCCTATGAGCCAAAAAGTGTTATTGAACGCAACCGAGATAAACATTGCGCTTAACCGTTTGGCTTGCCAATTAATTGAAAAGCACGACGATTTTTCTAAAACCGTACTTATTGGCATACAACCCCGCGGTGTATTCTTAGCTGAAAGATTAAAAACCTTGCTCGAATCTGAATACAAAATCAAGGATATAAAACTCGGGTATTTAGATATTACTTTTTTTCGAGACGATTTCCGAAGAGGCCAAAAGCCCTTGGAAGCAAACAAAACCAAAATAAATTTTATTGTTGAAGATAAAAATGTTGTTTTTATAGACGATGTTTTATTTACAGGAAGAAGCATACGCTCTGCGTTGACCGCAGTACAATCCTTTGGAAGACCGTTGGAAATTGAGCTGCTAACATTGATAGACCGTCGCTTTAGCCGGCACTTACCCATACAGCCCGATTACCGCGGCAGACAGGTAGATGCAATTAATGGAGAAAAGGTAAAAGTATGCTGGAAAGAAAATGACGGAGAAGATGCTGTTTACCTCGTAAAAAATTAAAATAGAAATTGAGAACAGACAACCGATAACTGATAATAGAAAAATGAGCGAACTAAGTGTAAACCACTTACTGGGAATTAAATACATCACCGAAGCCGATATCCAACTTATCTTTGAAACGGCAGACCATTTTAAGGAAGTTATAAATAGGCCCATCAAAAAAGTACCCTCACTTCGCGATATTACTATTGCCAACCTTTTTTTCGAAAACAGTACCCGTACCAAACTTTCTTTTGAACTTGCAGAAAAAAGACTTTCCGCAGATGTTATAAACTTTGCCTCATCGAGCTCTTCGGTTACCAAAGGCGAAACATTGATAGACACTGTAAACAACATACTTTCTATGAAAGTAGATATGGTAGTTATGCGCCACCCAAACCCGGGCGCGGGCGTATTTCTTTCTAAACACGTAAATGCAAGTATAATTAATGCAGGCGATGGAGCCCACGAGCATCCCACCCAGGCTTTGTTAGATACGTATTCCATTCGTGAAAAACTTGGTGATGTTTCGGGTAAAAAAGTTGTAATTGTTGGTGACATTCTTCATTCACGGGTTGCACTTTCAAATATATTCGCACTTCAAAAACTTGGAGCGACAGTTAAGGTATGTGGTCCTAAAACTTTAATTCCTAAATACATAGAAAAACTTAATGTGGGGGTTGAAACAAATCTTCGTAAAGCGTTGGAATGGTGCGATGTGGCCAATATGCTTCGTGTGCAAAACGAACGGATGGACATTAGTTATTTTCCTACTACGCGAGAATATACCCAGCAATTTGGTCTTTCTAAAGCAATCTTAGATTCTTTAAATAAAGAAATAGTGGTTATGCATCCAGGTCCCATAAATCGCGGAGTTGAAATAACCAGCGACGTGGCAGATAGCAAGCAATCAATTATTTTGGAACAAGTTCAAAATGGCGTTGCCGTGCGTATGGCTGTTATATATTTATTGGCTTCAAAAATAAAATCGTAATGAAAATTGACAATCATCCTAATTATGTGGTCCTTGAAGATGAAAAGGACGATATTGTAGATTTTGCATCGTTTATTGAATCGCAAATTCCTACAAAATACAAAGGTCAAAACGTAGTGTTAAATCTTTTAAAATACAATTCGTTAGAGTTGGTGCAATTATTAAGGTTTCTTAAAACCTCCAATCTACACCGAAAAACAAAACACTCTTTTGTTATCGTAAACGATGCTATTGATATTGACGATGTACCTTTTGAAATGGTAGTTGTTCCAACGCTGCAAGAAGCACGTGATATTATTGAAATGGAGGAAATTGAAAGAGACTTAGGGTTTTAATGCTGCAATAAT
This region of Aequorivita marisscotiae genomic DNA includes:
- a CDS encoding DNA gyrase/topoisomerase IV subunit A — its product is MSDELDNNEEQQTGPDYLGVNDDTSGDTIKKVTGMYRDWFLDYASYVILERAVPAIEDGFKPVQRRIMQSMKDLDDGRYNKVANIVGHTMQYHPHGDASIADAMVQIGQKDLLIDTQGNWGNILTGDSAAASRYIEARLSKFALDVVYNPKVTKWQASYDGRRKEPINLPVKFPLLLNQGGEGIAVGLSTKILPHNFIELIDASIKHLQGKRFTIYPDFPTGGLMDVADYNDGLRGGKIRSRARINQLDKNTLVITEIPFGTNTSSLIDSILKANDKGKIKIKKIEDNTAAEVEIQIHLPSGISPDKTIDALYAFTACESSISPLGCVIEDNSPLFVGVSEMLRVSTDRTVELLKSELEIQLNELEEQWHFASLERIFIENRIYRDIEEEETWEGVIAAIDKGLQPHIKHLKRAVTEEDIVRLTEIRIKRISKFDIDKAQQKIEALEDSIAQIKHHLAHLIEYAIDYFKRLKKDYGVGKERKTEIRTFDDIEATKVVIRNTKLYVNRAEGFVGTSLKRDEYVTDCSDIDDIIVFTEDGTMMVTKVDAKTFVGKNIIHVAVFKKKDKRTIYNMIYRDGARGANYVKRFAVTSTTRDREYDMTNGAKGSKVLYFTANPNGEAELVTIYLRQSGSIKKLKFDLDFADQLVKGRNSKGNIVTKYSIRKIELKEKGLSTLKPRKIWFDDSVQRLNVDDRGELLGEFRKEDRLLIVNQKGVVKTVVPDLQLRFDDDMIILEKWDPKKPLSAIYWEGEKELFYVKRFLIENPDRDETIITDHPNSYLEKIFTDYRPMAEVVFAKKRGQEREENLELNLEEFIAVKGINAMGNQLTKEKVLEINTKEPLPYEPPAPVEPEEIDVVDEEDMASKNNDSKNDSDSKTDEGGQGLLF
- the rpsA gene encoding 30S ribosomal protein S1; its protein translation is MADKANKEEVQVEDTATQNEVATKPQKEVSLKESNPEKFLEEFNWHNYEEGIDPIDDGKLEEFEKLVAENFVDTLDDEVVEGKVVYITDRDAIIDINAKSEGVVSLNEFRYNPDLKVGDKVEVLIDVREDSTGQLILSHRKARTIKAWDRVNAAHDEATIVNGYVKCRTKGGMIVDVFGIEAFLPGSQIDVKPIRDYDVYVGKTMEFKVVKINHEFKNVVVSHKALIEADIEEQKKEIIGQLEKGQVLEGVVKNITSYGVFVDLGGVDGLVHITDLSWSRINHPNEIVELDQKLNVVILDFDEDKTRIQLGLKQLNPHPWEALGEELKVGDKVKGKVVVIADYGAFIEVAEGVEGLIHVSEMSWSTHLRSAQDFVNVGDEVEAVILTMDKEERKMSLGIKQMTPDPWTDITTKYPVGSRHKGIVRNFTNFGVFVELEEGIDGLIYISDLSWTNKIKHPSEFTNIGDTLEVVVLELDVEGRKLSLGHKQTEENPWDKYEDEFAVGTKHTASIDEVVDKGATIKFNEDIVAFVPSRHLEKEDGSMLKKGDEAEFQIIEFNKEFKKVVASHMVIHKEEEAKIVKEAVKKQATAQDESKTTLGDANAALQALKDKMDGKK
- the pyrR gene encoding bifunctional pyr operon transcriptional regulator/uracil phosphoribosyltransferase PyrR — its product is MSQKVLLNATEINIALNRLACQLIEKHDDFSKTVLIGIQPRGVFLAERLKTLLESEYKIKDIKLGYLDITFFRDDFRRGQKPLEANKTKINFIVEDKNVVFIDDVLFTGRSIRSALTAVQSFGRPLEIELLTLIDRRFSRHLPIQPDYRGRQVDAINGEKVKVCWKENDGEDAVYLVKN
- a CDS encoding aspartate carbamoyltransferase catalytic subunit; translated protein: MSELSVNHLLGIKYITEADIQLIFETADHFKEVINRPIKKVPSLRDITIANLFFENSTRTKLSFELAEKRLSADVINFASSSSSVTKGETLIDTVNNILSMKVDMVVMRHPNPGAGVFLSKHVNASIINAGDGAHEHPTQALLDTYSIREKLGDVSGKKVVIVGDILHSRVALSNIFALQKLGATVKVCGPKTLIPKYIEKLNVGVETNLRKALEWCDVANMLRVQNERMDISYFPTTREYTQQFGLSKAILDSLNKEIVVMHPGPINRGVEITSDVADSKQSIILEQVQNGVAVRMAVIYLLASKIKS
- a CDS encoding ribonuclease Z is translated as MKIDNHPNYVVLEDEKDDIVDFASFIESQIPTKYKGQNVVLNLLKYNSLELVQLLRFLKTSNLHRKTKHSFVIVNDAIDIDDVPFEMVVVPTLQEARDIIEMEEIERDLGF